The Acidiferrobacterales bacterium genomic interval TAGACGGGCACAAGTTGCCAAATGAAGATTACTTCAAGTACGGTGACCGGCAATCCGGCTTAATCAACTGGAAGCATCCGAACGTACCGGGTATGCTGGGATGCTTTATCAGTCACAGGCTAGTCTGGCTGAACGCGATTTATGAAGGGTTGGATCTGATAGCAGTTTTTGAGGATGACGTGACGCTTGACTCTAATCTTGGACAGGTGTTGAACGCTGTAGAGTCCGGATTGGAAGCGATTCCGGACTTCGACATTATCTTTTTGGATAATCGGCGTCCTGACAGGCAGTTCATATCTCTGGCTACTATCGATCAAATTCATTCGGTTGGTTTGGTAAGGTACGGCAATCTGGGTACCAGTGGATATATCATCACCCGCACTGCCATGCAGCATTTAGTGAAAAAGTTTCCTCGCATGCCAGTTGCGGTCGATCAGTTGATACGTGCTGGATGGAAAAACGGTTTGCAGACATTTACGCTCAATACGCAAGTTGTGTTTCATGGCGTAAGGTTTGTCAAT includes:
- a CDS encoding glycosyltransferase family 25 protein, with protein sequence MKCVVINLERADERRKRISERFENLGIEFDFFTGIDGHKLPNEDYFKYGDRQSGLINWKHPNVPGMLGCFISHRLVWLNAIYEGLDLIAVFEDDVTLDSNLGQVLNAVESGLEAIPDFDIIFLDNRRPDRQFISLATIDQIHSVGLVRYGNLGTSGYIITRTAMQHLVKKFPRMPVAVDQLIRAGWKNGLQTFTLNTQVVFHGVRFVNHGSYVYSPIRMKRTWKQKFHYLLEFSIPKRVSYFRRANGFSHS